Proteins encoded together in one Halalkaliarchaeum sp. AArc-CO window:
- a CDS encoding HAD family hydrolase produces MYDAVLFDKDGVLVGRTRYDALVEAAWQTFDELDVSDPAPEHVESVIVDVDPADVRNVCSTYDLDPETFWYTRDSVASEIQRDEATAGRKTPYEDVRVLPEFDVPLGVVSSNQQATVEFVLEHFGLDGHFRTLYGREPTVESLRLKKPNAHYLERALEDLGADTALFIGDNESDVAAADNAGIDSAFIRRPHRRDHELDREPTYVVDDLHDLVSLTRRGPRYGSQ; encoded by the coding sequence ATGTACGACGCCGTCCTGTTCGACAAGGACGGGGTGTTGGTCGGCCGGACGCGTTACGACGCCCTCGTCGAGGCTGCCTGGCAGACGTTCGACGAGCTCGACGTCTCCGATCCCGCGCCCGAACACGTCGAATCGGTGATCGTCGACGTCGATCCCGCGGACGTCAGGAACGTCTGTTCGACCTACGACCTGGATCCGGAGACGTTCTGGTACACCCGCGACAGTGTCGCGAGCGAGATCCAGCGAGACGAGGCCACTGCCGGCCGAAAAACCCCGTACGAGGACGTCCGCGTCCTGCCAGAGTTCGACGTTCCGCTGGGCGTGGTCTCCTCGAACCAGCAGGCGACCGTCGAATTCGTCCTCGAGCACTTCGGACTCGACGGTCACTTCCGAACGCTGTACGGCCGGGAACCGACCGTGGAGAGCCTCCGGCTCAAAAAGCCCAACGCACACTATCTGGAACGGGCGCTCGAAGACCTCGGAGCCGATACCGCCCTGTTCATCGGCGACAACGAGTCGGACGTCGCCGCCGCCGACAACGCCGGAATCGACTCGGCGTTCATCCGTCGACCACACCGTCGTGACCACGAGCTCGACAGGGAGCCGACGTACGTCGTCGACGACCTCCACGACCTGGTGAGTCTCACCCGTCGTGGACCCCGATACGGCAGCCAGTGA
- the msrB gene encoding peptide-methionine (R)-S-oxide reductase MsrB: MTDPERPADHGSEQLPESESEWRERLDEEAYRVLRERGTEARFSGEHVDRDDDGMYRCRGCGTGLFDATTKYDSGCGWPSFYAAEEERIETEVDTRHGMSRIEVKCSRCDGHLGHVFDDGPEPTGKRFCINSVALEFDPAE; the protein is encoded by the coding sequence ATGACTGACCCCGAGCGGCCCGCGGACCACGGATCCGAACAGCTTCCCGAATCCGAATCAGAGTGGCGCGAACGACTCGACGAGGAGGCCTACCGGGTCCTCCGGGAACGAGGCACCGAGGCCCGGTTCAGCGGCGAGCACGTCGATCGCGACGACGATGGCATGTACCGGTGTAGAGGTTGTGGCACCGGCCTGTTCGACGCCACGACAAAGTACGACTCGGGCTGTGGCTGGCCGAGTTTCTACGCCGCCGAGGAGGAGCGTATCGAGACTGAAGTCGACACCAGACACGGGATGTCACGAATCGAAGTAAAATGTAGCCGGTGTGACGGTCATCTCGGACACGTCTTCGACGACGGCCCGGAGCCGACCGGCAAGCGGTTCTGTATCAACTCCGTCGCCCTCGAGTTCGATCCCGCCGAGTGA